The Selenomonas sp. AB3002 genome contains a region encoding:
- the hypE gene encoding hydrogenase expression/formation protein HypE, whose protein sequence is MAINSEHEYITLAHGAGGKISQELMEEVILPEFGNPILNEMHDGARLNLSGKLAFTTDSYVVQPLFFNGGNIGKLAVCGTVNDLAMTGAVPKYISAGVILEEGFPVEDLRKIAHTMREMAEEAGIAIVTGDTKVVERGKCDGIYINTAGIGELIEGVEISPKKVQPGMKVLLSGFLGDHAATILAGRHGLELPETVKTDCAPLAGMTQALLKAAPRTAVLRDPTRGGVAAVLNEIASASKCGIIIEEEDIPIREEVQGVCDMLGFDPLYLANEGKCVAFVPAEEAEAALSAMKESPYGREARIIGETTAEAPGQVALRTAIGGLRVVDMPLGNLVPRIC, encoded by the coding sequence ATGGCAATAAATAGTGAACACGAATACATCACCCTGGCCCATGGTGCTGGGGGAAAAATCAGCCAGGAGCTTATGGAGGAGGTTATCCTGCCGGAGTTCGGCAACCCCATCCTCAATGAGATGCACGACGGGGCGCGTTTGAACCTTTCCGGCAAGCTGGCCTTCACCACTGATTCTTATGTGGTGCAGCCCCTGTTCTTCAACGGCGGCAATATAGGCAAGCTGGCGGTCTGCGGCACCGTAAATGACCTGGCCATGACCGGGGCTGTGCCAAAGTACATTTCTGCCGGGGTGATACTGGAGGAAGGCTTCCCCGTGGAGGACCTGCGTAAAATCGCCCATACCATGAGGGAAATGGCTGAGGAGGCGGGCATTGCCATCGTTACTGGCGACACCAAGGTGGTGGAGCGGGGCAAGTGCGACGGCATCTATATCAATACGGCAGGCATTGGGGAGCTTATCGAAGGAGTGGAGATTTCTCCCAAGAAGGTGCAGCCGGGCATGAAGGTTCTGCTCTCTGGCTTCCTGGGGGACCATGCGGCTACCATTCTGGCAGGACGCCACGGCCTTGAGCTGCCGGAGACGGTGAAGACGGACTGCGCCCCGCTGGCAGGCATGACCCAGGCCTTGCTCAAGGCTGCCCCCCGTACGGCAGTGCTCCGTGACCCCACCCGTGGCGGCGTGGCTGCAGTGCTCAACGAGATTGCCAGCGCCAGCAAATGCGGCATCATCATCGAAGAAGAAGATATACCCATACGGGAAGAAGTCCAGGGTGTCTGTGATATGCTGGGCTTTGACCCTCTCTATCTGGCCAACGAGGGCAAGTGCGTGGCCTTTGTGCCGGCTGAGGAGGCGGAGGCGGCACTCTCTGCCATGAAGGAAAGCCCCTATGGCAGGGAGGCCCGCATCATCGGCGAGACCACCGCTGAGGCACCGGGACAGGTGGCCCTGAGGACGGCTATCGGGGGCTTGCGCGTGGTGGATATGCCCTTGGGGAATCTGGTGCCCAGGATTTGCTAA
- the hypD gene encoding hydrogenase formation protein HypD: MSLAAELSREEQRKLAGELVAEIGRLADKAGRHLRFMEVCGTHTVSIFRAGIRQLLPESVELVSGPGCPVCVTPDEYMDKAIAYACREDCIITTFGDMLKVPGTESSLGEAKTAGADIRIVYSPLDSLQVARENPDKKVIFLAVGFETTAPTAAATVLAAKQAGLTNLYMLSAQKLVPPALRLLIDDPEVLVDGFILPGHVSVVTGTEVFKFLESEYHIPGVVTGFEPLQILRSLYRLTRQVAEGVAKVENEYGSVVKPEGNPTSMAVTNKVYEPVAAKWRGIGEIPASGLKMRDAYKSFDIEEVLPLPVAELPQPRKTGCRCGEVLKGIVTPHECPLFGKACVPTHAIGPCMVSVEGVCAAWYKYGKGLFTYGNK; this comes from the coding sequence ATGAGCTTGGCAGCTGAACTTAGCCGCGAGGAGCAGCGGAAACTGGCAGGGGAGCTGGTGGCTGAGATTGGGCGGCTGGCAGACAAGGCCGGGCGCCATCTGCGCTTCATGGAGGTATGCGGCACCCATACCGTCTCCATTTTCCGGGCAGGCATCCGCCAGCTGTTGCCGGAGTCCGTGGAGCTGGTGTCCGGGCCGGGCTGTCCTGTCTGCGTGACCCCGGACGAGTACATGGACAAGGCCATCGCCTATGCCTGCCGTGAGGACTGCATCATCACCACCTTCGGGGATATGCTGAAGGTGCCGGGGACGGAGTCAAGCCTGGGAGAGGCCAAAACCGCGGGGGCGGATATCCGTATTGTCTACTCCCCCCTGGACAGCCTGCAGGTGGCTCGGGAGAACCCGGACAAGAAGGTCATCTTCCTGGCCGTGGGCTTTGAGACTACCGCTCCTACGGCGGCAGCCACGGTACTGGCGGCGAAGCAGGCGGGGCTCACGAATCTCTATATGCTGTCTGCCCAAAAGTTGGTGCCCCCTGCCCTGCGGCTGCTGATTGACGACCCGGAGGTGCTGGTGGACGGCTTTATCCTGCCGGGGCATGTTTCCGTGGTGACGGGGACGGAGGTCTTTAAGTTCCTGGAAAGTGAATACCATATCCCCGGAGTGGTAACGGGCTTTGAGCCCCTGCAGATCTTGCGTTCTCTTTACCGCCTGACCAGGCAGGTGGCAGAGGGCGTGGCGAAGGTGGAAAATGAGTACGGCAGCGTGGTGAAGCCTGAGGGCAATCCAACTTCCATGGCCGTCACCAATAAAGTCTACGAGCCTGTGGCCGCCAAGTGGCGGGGCATCGGGGAAATCCCCGCCTCTGGCCTGAAGATGCGGGATGCTTACAAGTCCTTTGATATCGAGGAAGTATTGCCCCTGCCTGTGGCGGAACTGCCCCAGCCCAGGAAGACTGGCTGCCGCTGCGGCGAGGTCTTGAAGGGCATCGTGACACCCCATGAATGCCCCCTCTTTGGCAAGGCCTGCGTGCCCACCCATGCCATCGGACCCTGCATGGTGTCGGTGGAGGGTGTCTGTGCCGCCTGGTATAAATACGGGAAGGGATTATTTACTTATGGCAATAAATAG
- a CDS encoding HypC/HybG/HupF family hydrogenase formation chaperone has translation MCLAVPAKLLEVDGALGKVELSGVTREVSLMLLPEAKVGDHVLVHAGFAMQIVDEKEFEETNALLAEMHGGPRTVNELGS, from the coding sequence ATGTGTTTAGCTGTTCCTGCTAAACTTTTAGAAGTTGATGGTGCATTGGGCAAAGTGGAGCTTTCCGGGGTGACCCGGGAGGTGAGCCTGATGCTCCTGCCGGAGGCCAAGGTGGGGGATCATGTGCTGGTGCATGCGGGCTTTGCCATGCAGATTGTGGACGAGAAGGAATTTGAGGAAACTAATGCCCTGCTGGCAGAGATGCACGGGGGACCAAGGACGGTGAATGAGCTTGGCAGCTGA
- a CDS encoding HyaD/HybD family hydrogenase maturation endopeptidase: MGEFGLTEAEVTEELAKVLHQSDITVLGIGNVVLRDEGFGVRVAEYLDKNYIFPDNVQIVDGGVLGIELMQFVTDTQKLLIIDSINGGAEAGTTFRFANDEVLAHFQDKLSAHEVGIQDVLAALEVTGRKIPEVVVIGAQPFDLSAGVELSAGMAGLLEPMAEQALKELAAWGVVPEERFGEIEQDLSVVAEELVRKEAEKPSPQGEGKT, encoded by the coding sequence ATGGGTGAATTTGGTTTAACCGAAGCTGAAGTTACAGAAGAACTTGCCAAAGTCCTTCATCAATCTGATATAACAGTATTAGGCATCGGCAATGTAGTCCTGCGGGACGAGGGGTTTGGTGTTCGTGTTGCTGAATACCTTGACAAGAATTACATCTTCCCGGACAATGTGCAGATTGTGGATGGGGGCGTCCTGGGCATAGAGCTGATGCAGTTTGTCACGGATACGCAAAAGCTCCTGATCATTGATTCCATCAATGGCGGGGCAGAAGCGGGGACAACTTTCAGATTTGCCAATGATGAAGTATTGGCTCATTTCCAGGATAAGCTGTCTGCCCATGAGGTGGGCATACAGGATGTGCTGGCGGCTCTGGAGGTTACAGGGCGAAAGATTCCCGAGGTGGTGGTGATAGGGGCGCAGCCCTTTGACCTTTCTGCCGGGGTGGAGCTTTCTGCCGGTATGGCAGGGCTTTTGGAGCCTATGGCAGAGCAGGCCTTGAAGGAATTGGCTGCCTGGGGCGTGGTGCCGGAGGAGCGCTTCGGAGAGATTGAGCAGGACTTATCTGTAGTGGCAGAAGAATTAGTGAGGAAAGAGGCAGAAAAGCCTTCCCCTCAAGGGGAAGGCAAAACATAA
- the hypB gene encoding hydrogenase nickel incorporation protein HypB produces the protein MEIQVMKNILGENDRVAAENQAMFAEKGVYVLNLMGSPGAGKTSLLEKTMEKLRDKVKMAVIEGDLYTSKDAERIDRYGVPVIQINTAGGCHLDAPMVQKVAKQLDLNSLELLIVENVGNLVCPAEFAVGENEKAVVLSITEGADKPMKYPLIFKESAIALLNKVDLLPYCDFDMEGAKEDIDTLHPGMKVVEISCSKGDGVDEWCQWLLSKVNK, from the coding sequence ATGGAAATCCAGGTCATGAAGAATATCTTGGGCGAAAACGACAGGGTGGCAGCAGAGAATCAGGCCATGTTTGCCGAAAAAGGCGTCTATGTGCTGAATCTCATGGGCTCTCCTGGGGCAGGGAAGACTTCTCTGCTGGAAAAGACCATGGAGAAGCTCAGGGACAAAGTGAAGATGGCGGTCATTGAAGGCGACCTCTACACCAGCAAGGATGCGGAGCGCATTGACCGCTACGGCGTGCCGGTCATCCAGATCAATACCGCAGGGGGGTGCCATCTGGATGCCCCCATGGTGCAGAAGGTGGCAAAGCAGTTGGATTTAAACAGCCTTGAATTGCTCATAGTGGAAAATGTGGGGAATCTGGTATGTCCTGCGGAGTTTGCTGTGGGGGAGAATGAGAAGGCAGTGGTGCTGTCTATTACTGAAGGGGCGGACAAGCCTATGAAGTATCCGCTGATTTTCAAGGAGTCGGCTATTGCGTTGCTGAATAAAGTAGATTTGCTGCCTTATTGCGATTTTGATATGGAGGGGGCTAAGGAGGATATTGATACGCTGCATCCCGGGATGAAGGTTGTTGAGATTTCTTGTTCGAAGGGCGACGGGGTGGACGAATGGTGTCAGTGGTTGCTCTCTAAGGTTAATAAGTGA
- the hypA gene encoding hydrogenase maturation nickel metallochaperone HypA, which produces MHEMSLAEGILKIALEYAKENEAQKVEEIGLIIGEMSGVVIDSLEFGFKMLAEGTVAEGAKLKVKETPLMGRCTKCGEEMHVEHYDFWCPKCRDGVLEIISGREMQVEYLEVE; this is translated from the coding sequence ATGCACGAAATGTCCCTGGCAGAAGGGATTCTGAAGATTGCGCTGGAATATGCCAAAGAGAATGAAGCTCAGAAGGTAGAGGAGATAGGCCTTATCATCGGCGAGATGAGCGGGGTGGTCATAGACTCCCTGGAATTCGGCTTCAAGATGCTGGCAGAGGGCACTGTAGCCGAAGGGGCGAAGCTCAAGGTGAAGGAAACGCCCCTTATGGGCCGCTGCACCAAATGCGGCGAGGAAATGCACGTGGAGCACTACGACTTCTGGTGCCCCAAATGCCGGGACGGCGTGCTGGAAATCATCTCCGGCCGGGAGATGCAGGTGGAATATCTGGAGGTAGAATAG
- the cybH gene encoding Ni/Fe-hydrogenase, b-type cytochrome subunit has product MKEVKRKEFYVFSPFLRIFHWIMVVMIVVLFCTGIIIATPMQSINLEPTYSVTYVDLVRDIHFVAAFIFAASFVLRIYGFIINKGDRLFPHFWKGYFYRQTVEVALHYMFLKFEHSSFLRNPLARGSYAFLYVLVAIEFITGFAMYYLVNPNSLLGAMSNWVLVVCGGEMMMHIIHHYVAWAIILFAVGHLYMVIRAEFMEGESEVSSMFSGYKFLIHEPKDASDSDQSGEKHLI; this is encoded by the coding sequence ATGAAAGAAGTAAAGCGCAAAGAGTTCTACGTGTTCAGTCCCTTCTTGCGCATATTCCATTGGATCATGGTCGTCATGATCGTGGTTCTCTTCTGCACGGGCATCATCATTGCCACCCCCATGCAGTCCATCAATCTGGAGCCTACCTACTCCGTGACTTATGTGGATTTGGTGAGAGATATTCACTTTGTAGCCGCGTTCATCTTTGCAGCCTCCTTTGTGCTGAGGATCTACGGCTTCATCATCAACAAGGGCGACCGTCTCTTCCCCCACTTCTGGAAAGGCTATTTCTATCGCCAGACCGTGGAAGTGGCTCTCCACTACATGTTCCTGAAGTTCGAGCATTCCTCTTTCCTGAGGAATCCTCTGGCCCGTGGCTCCTACGCCTTCCTCTATGTGCTGGTAGCCATTGAGTTCATCACAGGCTTTGCCATGTACTATCTGGTGAATCCCAACAGCCTCCTGGGTGCCATGAGCAACTGGGTGCTGGTGGTCTGCGGCGGTGAGATGATGATGCACATCATCCATCACTATGTGGCCTGGGCTATCATCCTCTTTGCGGTAGGCCATCTCTACATGGTCATCCGCGCAGAGTTCATGGAAGGCGAGTCCGAGGTCAGCTCCATGTTCTCGGGCTACAAGTTCCTCATCCATGAGCCGAAAGATGCCAGCGACTCCGACCAGAGCGGCGAGAAGCACCTCATCTGA
- a CDS encoding nickel-dependent hydrogenase large subunit, producing MKHVVVDPITRIEGHLRVEVTVDEGSGKVTDALSSGTAWRGLELVMKDRDPRDAWAYIQRICGVCTTAHALGAVRAVEDALGIRIPRNANYIRNIMAATLTVQDHIVHFYHLHALDWVSPVDALAADPVATANLQNNLLATYKLPFRAPNTYNSEAYEHDFPAATPQYFQQIKDKVKSIVDSGQLGIFAAQWWDHPDYKILPPEVHLLAVAHYLEMLDKQRELVTPHVIFGGKNPHPHYVVGGMPCSISMNDGNAPVNAARLAVVDRAINLGRTLVNNYYLPDLLAIGNIYVKAGRVDGGGLAKTRVMSFGCYPMESYTGTSSGGYFEGLLVRSNGVVENFGAGVANAKFSEIVAEDLTAPETITEGVEHAWYEYPDAQGKDLHPWEGVTKAKYTGPKEGTGTEWKTLDENGKYSWLKTPKWKGKVCEVGPLAKYIVIYTKAKQGLLGELTWAEQMMVDQIEAVSKVLGLAPEVWLPTMVGRTACRGLDCQVAAEINKFFFDKLIANLKAGDTQVANMEKWDPASWPKECKGVGLYEAPRGALSHWIHIKDGKTENYQCLVPTTWNSCPRDSKAGQGAYELAMMDTHVAIPDKPLEIAKVIRSFDPCMACATHMYNTKGERIAAITTDPYSGTKVEN from the coding sequence ATGAAACATGTAGTTGTAGATCCGATTACTCGTATAGAAGGACACCTTCGTGTGGAAGTCACAGTTGATGAGGGCAGCGGCAAGGTGACAGATGCCCTTTCCTCTGGTACTGCCTGGCGCGGCCTGGAACTGGTGATGAAAGACCGTGATCCCCGTGATGCCTGGGCGTATATCCAGCGTATCTGCGGCGTCTGCACCACGGCTCATGCTTTGGGTGCTGTCCGTGCAGTAGAGGATGCACTGGGCATCCGCATTCCCCGCAATGCCAACTATATCCGCAACATCATGGCTGCAACCCTTACGGTGCAGGACCATATCGTGCATTTCTACCATCTGCACGCCCTGGACTGGGTGAGCCCGGTGGATGCCCTGGCTGCTGATCCTGTGGCTACGGCTAACCTGCAGAATAACCTGCTGGCAACTTACAAGTTGCCTTTCCGTGCTCCCAATACCTACAATAGTGAGGCTTATGAGCATGATTTCCCCGCAGCTACGCCCCAGTATTTCCAGCAGATCAAGGACAAGGTAAAGAGCATCGTGGACAGCGGCCAGCTGGGCATCTTTGCCGCCCAGTGGTGGGATCATCCGGATTACAAGATCCTGCCCCCGGAGGTACATCTCCTGGCTGTGGCTCATTATCTGGAGATGCTGGACAAGCAGCGTGAGCTGGTTACCCCCCATGTCATCTTCGGCGGCAAGAACCCGCATCCCCATTATGTGGTAGGCGGCATGCCCTGCTCCATTTCCATGAATGACGGCAACGCTCCCGTGAACGCTGCCCGTCTGGCTGTGGTGGACCGTGCCATCAACCTGGGCCGCACCCTGGTCAATAACTATTACCTGCCGGATCTTCTTGCTATCGGCAACATCTATGTGAAGGCTGGCAGGGTAGACGGCGGCGGCCTGGCCAAGACCCGTGTCATGAGCTTTGGCTGCTATCCCATGGAGTCTTACACCGGTACCAGCAGCGGCGGTTACTTCGAAGGCCTCCTGGTGCGCTCCAACGGCGTGGTGGAGAACTTCGGCGCCGGCGTGGCCAATGCCAAGTTCTCCGAGATTGTGGCTGAGGACCTCACCGCTCCCGAGACCATCACCGAGGGCGTGGAACACGCCTGGTACGAATATCCTGATGCTCAGGGAAAGGATCTCCATCCCTGGGAGGGTGTCACCAAGGCCAAGTACACCGGCCCGAAAGAAGGTACCGGCACCGAGTGGAAGACCCTGGACGAAAATGGCAAGTATTCCTGGCTCAAGACGCCGAAATGGAAGGGCAAGGTCTGCGAGGTCGGTCCTCTGGCCAAGTACATCGTCATCTACACTAAGGCCAAGCAGGGGCTCCTGGGCGAGCTGACCTGGGCTGAACAGATGATGGTTGACCAGATTGAGGCAGTTTCCAAGGTACTTGGCCTGGCTCCGGAAGTCTGGCTGCCCACCATGGTGGGACGTACCGCTTGCCGTGGCCTGGATTGCCAGGTGGCTGCTGAGATCAACAAGTTCTTCTTTGACAAGCTTATTGCCAACCTCAAGGCCGGTGATACCCAGGTTGCCAACATGGAGAAGTGGGATCCCGCCAGCTGGCCGAAGGAATGCAAGGGCGTGGGCCTCTACGAGGCACCCCGTGGGGCTCTTTCCCACTGGATCCACATCAAGGACGGCAAGACGGAGAATTACCAGTGCCTGGTGCCCACCACCTGGAACTCCTGCCCCCGCGACAGCAAGGCAGGACAGGGTGCTTATGAGCTGGCTATGATGGATACCCATGTGGCCATCCCGGACAAGCCTCTGGAAATCGCCAAGGTCATCCGTTCCTTCGATCCCTGCATGGCCTGCGCTACCCATATGTACAACACCAAGGGCGAGCGCATCGCGGCTATCACCACGGACCCCTATTCCGGCACCAAGGTAGAGAACTGA
- a CDS encoding hydrogenase small subunit, whose protein sequence is MDKRESLWDLYLRKGMSRRSFLKACVALTTLMGLTTDQVSKVVEAAETKPLPVVVWIHGHECTGCDESFIRSAAPLASDVVLSHIDLEYDHLLSAACGEPFERHLDEIIQKYKGQYILAVEGAACTKDNGVYCMSGGHTFTHLLKKASANAAAVIAYGTCAAYGGIQAAKPNPTGSSGIGPFCGSTPVVNVPGCPPIPEVMTGVIMHVAMFGTVPPLDGEGRPKQFFGNRIHDTCYRRPFFDAAMFADSYDDAGAKAGWCLYKLGCRGPETYSSCGNIRWFEGLSYPIQSGAACIGCANATFWDDGSFSERLPQYGKLGNADKIGAVMGAAAVVGVAAHAAASVVQKSQREAAEAEKKESR, encoded by the coding sequence GTGGACAAAAGGGAGAGTTTGTGGGATCTTTATCTCAGAAAAGGCATGAGCCGCCGCAGCTTCCTGAAAGCTTGCGTGGCACTCACCACCTTGATGGGCCTGACCACGGACCAGGTATCGAAGGTGGTAGAAGCTGCCGAAACGAAACCGCTGCCAGTGGTGGTCTGGATCCACGGTCATGAGTGCACGGGCTGCGATGAGTCCTTCATCCGTTCTGCAGCACCTCTGGCCAGTGATGTGGTGCTTTCCCACATTGACCTGGAGTACGACCATCTGCTTTCTGCTGCCTGCGGTGAGCCCTTCGAGCGTCATCTGGACGAGATCATCCAGAAGTACAAAGGCCAGTACATCCTGGCAGTGGAGGGTGCTGCCTGCACCAAGGACAATGGCGTTTACTGCATGTCCGGCGGGCATACCTTCACCCATCTCTTGAAGAAAGCCAGTGCCAATGCGGCAGCCGTCATAGCTTACGGCACCTGCGCTGCTTATGGCGGCATCCAGGCTGCCAAGCCAAACCCCACCGGTTCTTCCGGTATCGGGCCTTTCTGCGGCTCCACCCCGGTAGTGAATGTGCCGGGCTGCCCGCCTATCCCCGAGGTCATGACCGGCGTCATCATGCACGTGGCTATGTTTGGTACCGTACCGCCTCTTGATGGCGAGGGCCGTCCCAAGCAGTTCTTTGGCAACCGCATCCACGATACCTGCTACCGCCGTCCCTTCTTCGATGCGGCCATGTTCGCTGACTCCTACGATGATGCGGGCGCCAAGGCCGGCTGGTGTCTTTACAAGCTGGGCTGCCGCGGTCCCGAGACTTACAGCTCCTGCGGCAATATCCGCTGGTTCGAGGGCCTTTCCTATCCCATCCAGTCCGGTGCTGCCTGCATAGGCTGTGCCAACGCCACCTTCTGGGATGACGGCTCCTTCAGCGAGCGCCTGCCCCAGTATGGCAAGCTGGGCAATGCGGACAAGATCGGCGCTGTCATGGGCGCAGCAGCTGTGGTGGGCGTCGCTGCCCATGCTGCAGCCTCTGTGGTGCAGAAGAGTCAGCGTGAAGCGGCCGAGGCCGAGAAGAAAGAGAGCAGGTGA
- a CDS encoding MurR/RpiR family transcriptional regulator, translated as MRLLKAMQEAERFSPTEQSVIDYMLKNPQEIATSSIRELAERTFTSPAAVFRLCQKLGLKGYNEFKIRFMSEMSRATTDQTFSSMASRPITDKDSVGDIVRKMAALEIEAIEETRNEMDIAQLERIARMMEKASVIDIYAYDQNYALAETAVYNLLQVKKTALAHNAMNTQLSQAMISDKSHFAILISRSGENKRLMRTAKILKERHVPTALLTRAKDAPIAAFCDEFLYVANSLEYLDFGGNIFSVGVRYYFDVLVGLLIARHFGEIEDFYDAFEGYIGRPDSKDRLW; from the coding sequence ATGCGACTACTGAAAGCCATGCAGGAAGCGGAGCGTTTCTCCCCTACGGAGCAGTCCGTCATTGACTATATGCTGAAGAATCCCCAGGAAATAGCCACCAGTTCCATCAGAGAGCTGGCGGAGCGCACCTTCACCAGCCCGGCGGCAGTGTTCCGGCTTTGCCAGAAACTGGGGCTGAAGGGGTACAATGAGTTCAAGATACGCTTCATGAGCGAGATGAGCCGCGCCACCACTGACCAGACCTTTTCCTCCATGGCCAGCCGCCCCATCACGGACAAGGATTCCGTGGGGGATATCGTGCGGAAGATGGCGGCTTTGGAAATAGAAGCCATAGAGGAAACCCGCAACGAAATGGATATAGCCCAGCTGGAGAGGATTGCCCGTATGATGGAAAAAGCTTCCGTCATCGACATCTACGCCTATGACCAGAACTACGCCCTGGCGGAAACAGCCGTCTACAATCTGCTGCAGGTGAAGAAAACGGCCCTGGCCCACAACGCCATGAACACCCAGCTCTCCCAGGCCATGATTTCCGACAAGAGCCACTTTGCCATCCTTATCAGCCGTTCCGGGGAGAACAAGCGGCTCATGCGCACCGCCAAGATCCTCAAGGAGCGCCATGTGCCCACCGCCCTCCTGACCCGGGCAAAAGATGCTCCCATCGCTGCCTTCTGCGATGAATTCCTCTATGTGGCCAATTCTCTTGAGTATCTGGACTTCGGCGGCAATATCTTCAGCGTGGGAGTGCGCTACTACTTCGATGTGCTGGTGGGCTTGCTTATCGCCCGGCACTTTGGGGAAATAGAGGATTTCTATGATGCCTTCGAGGGTTACATCGGCCGCCCCGACTCCAAGGACCGGCTCTGGTAA
- a CDS encoding PTS transporter subunit EIIC translates to MTKQEMFDKFVEFMARFAEYKAVAALRDGFIMTTPFTICGSLFLLIANLPIPGYPEFMAGLFGPHWTAPLNAVAGGTFNILGIIAVLAITYKYVEAEGCDAIMASILALAAFIIVMPASVAVEGGGMADNVIPKLWGGSNGVITAILISFFTSAVFCWCEKNHIGIKMPDAVPGGVARAFEALTPGVILFTAASVIYGLCHFMGATTFPELIFAVIQTPLQGLSDTVVGGTVFSLLMTVLFWAGIHGPNVVGGILNPLMIANSLDNQKILDAGLSLLGNPDAHILTIQITDTMMKPGGCGATFGLLIASYLVARSQQMKTITRLGTVPGLFNINEPIIFGLPIVFNPYMLVPFCLAQLAVMLICYGAIAIGFMAPFSAIQVPWTTPPIIAGFLMNGWQGAVVQILGLAAATAIYFPFVKAQDNAFYKEEQGEEAEEASDSNVSPASANN, encoded by the coding sequence ATGACGAAACAAGAGATGTTCGACAAATTTGTCGAATTCATGGCTCGCTTCGCCGAGTACAAAGCGGTAGCCGCCTTGAGGGACGGTTTTATCATGACCACCCCCTTCACCATCTGCGGCTCCCTGTTCCTGCTGATTGCCAATTTGCCTATCCCGGGCTACCCCGAGTTCATGGCCGGGCTGTTCGGCCCCCATTGGACTGCCCCCTTGAACGCCGTAGCCGGCGGTACTTTCAACATCCTGGGCATCATCGCGGTGCTGGCCATCACCTACAAATATGTAGAGGCCGAAGGGTGCGACGCCATCATGGCTTCCATCCTGGCCCTGGCCGCTTTCATCATCGTGATGCCTGCCTCCGTGGCCGTGGAAGGCGGCGGCATGGCAGATAATGTCATCCCCAAGCTCTGGGGCGGCAGCAACGGCGTCATCACCGCCATCCTGATTTCCTTCTTCACCTCCGCAGTCTTCTGCTGGTGCGAGAAGAACCACATCGGCATCAAGATGCCGGACGCTGTTCCCGGCGGCGTGGCCCGCGCTTTTGAGGCCCTGACCCCCGGCGTCATCCTCTTTACGGCAGCTTCTGTGATTTACGGCCTCTGCCACTTCATGGGAGCCACCACTTTCCCGGAGCTGATTTTCGCCGTGATTCAGACTCCTTTACAGGGCCTGTCTGATACGGTAGTAGGCGGCACCGTCTTCTCCCTCCTGATGACTGTCCTCTTCTGGGCTGGCATCCACGGCCCCAACGTGGTGGGCGGCATCCTGAACCCCCTGATGATTGCCAACTCTCTGGATAACCAGAAAATCCTTGATGCAGGCCTGAGCCTCCTGGGCAACCCCGATGCTCATATCCTCACCATCCAGATCACCGATACCATGATGAAACCCGGCGGCTGCGGCGCCACCTTCGGCCTCTTGATTGCCAGCTACCTGGTGGCACGTTCCCAGCAGATGAAGACCATCACCCGCCTGGGCACCGTACCCGGCCTGTTCAACATCAACGAGCCCATCATCTTCGGTCTCCCCATCGTGTTCAACCCCTACATGCTGGTTCCCTTCTGCCTGGCTCAGCTGGCTGTCATGCTGATTTGCTACGGCGCCATCGCCATCGGCTTCATGGCTCCCTTCAGCGCCATCCAGGTGCCCTGGACCACGCCCCCCATCATCGCCGGCTTCCTCATGAACGGCTGGCAGGGTGCTGTAGTGCAGATTTTGGGCCTGGCCGCCGCCACCGCCATCTACTTCCCCTTCGTGAAGGCACAGGATAACGCTTTCTACAAAGAGGAACAGGGGGAGGAAGCAGAAGAAGCCTCTGACAGCAACGTTTCTCCCGCATCTGCGAACAACTAA
- a CDS encoding PTS sugar transporter subunit IIB, with protein MKKIILLCAAGMSTSMLVKKMQEAATAENFECEIAAYPTAEAKDKASDADVILLGPQVRFAKSKVEAACPGIPVEAIDMKLYGRMDGKGVLETAKKLIG; from the coding sequence ATGAAAAAAATCATTCTTCTCTGCGCCGCTGGTATGTCCACCTCTATGCTGGTAAAGAAAATGCAGGAGGCTGCTACCGCTGAGAATTTCGAGTGCGAGATTGCCGCATACCCCACCGCTGAGGCCAAGGACAAGGCTTCTGACGCTGATGTAATCCTCCTTGGCCCCCAGGTCCGCTTTGCCAAGAGCAAGGTGGAAGCTGCCTGCCCGGGCATCCCTGTGGAAGCCATCGACATGAAGCTCTATGGCCGCATGGACGGCAAGGGCGTGCTGGAAACTGCCAAGAAGCTCATCGGCTAA